In Sphingobacterium sp. SYP-B4668, the sequence CGCTACTGGTAGACAATCCTCTTGATAGGGATAAGCTCCTGAGTGGGGATAGGATCCAAGAGATAAAGGATAGGAAAGTCTATCAGCTTTCGGGGGGAGAGCGACGTTATCTTGAACTTCAGCTCCTGATCAACCAACCTACGGATTTTTTACTGTTGGATGAGCCTTTTTCTGGTTTGGAGCCAATCTACAAGACGTTAATGAGTGAATTGATTGCACTGCACCAAACGCACAAAGGGTTTATTATATCCGATCATAATTATAGGGATGTCTTGGATGTCGCCTCCCAAATCGTCCTGCTTCAGAATGGAGGATGTCGCTATATTCGGGATCAAAAAGAATTGGAATATTTTTATGTGCCAGAAGGAACATTTGAGCAGAAAAGATGATTGTCTATTTTACCTAACACGAATAGGTAGGGGGTTGATTTAGATACGGGAGAGTGAGTCATAGGCTACCGACAATGGGTGGATTAGCATACATTTTGAAAGGATATAGTTGGTGGTTCTCTTCTTAATGTTTTCTCAATTTTTAAATATGGGCTATGATATTTATTAGTAGGAAACAGCAATTGCAATTCTATCTTTCTTTGTGATTTTTGTTCGAGAATTGCTACCTATATTCTTAACTTAGTGATGCATAATAGGGTACCCAACTATCCTTGAATCACTATGAAAGCAAAAGAGTATTACCTTGGGACAGGACAACATATCAATGAAAGACTGTCGAACCAAGAATTTTCCATAAATGACTACCAAATCATGGTCGCGATCCGACTACAAGCAGAAGGGGAGCGACGACAAGTCCATATAAGTCTTTTCAAGGATGAGAGGGAGAAGGATTTGGTATTACAAGATGATGTTTATTATTTTTTCTTCAACAGGTCTCTACTCGAGGATGCACTCGTGCAGTCGTTGTTTGAATCCAGGGATACGGATGAGTATCAGTTGACCCTAACTAAGGA encodes:
- a CDS encoding ATP-binding cassette domain-containing protein — protein: MVKELYVDSIAFSYSSNREPLLTGVYLKCSPGDVIALLGRNGCGKSTLMKIIFGTLKAHHSFIRLNGEKVDKCYRTKKVGYLPQHSFLPPSEKVCKLIALLVDNPLDRDKLLSGDRIQEIKDRKVYQLSGGERRYLELQLLINQPTDFLLLDEPFSGLEPIYKTLMSELIALHQTHKGFIISDHNYRDVLDVASQIVLLQNGGCRYIRDQKELEYFYVPEGTFEQKR